From Argopecten irradians isolate NY chromosome 12, Ai_NY, whole genome shotgun sequence, one genomic window encodes:
- the LOC138336884 gene encoding carbohydrate sulfotransferase 10-like, with protein MILRRWKGKVAFIFVGTFLLYMYIQWMKHFETIGTYQRYAKAADEPQVSNVRKGEEEHLKRPDVSDVNKERRERINRVCSTKENELRRNKPRIDVSQHIHIDEKHKLTYCYLFKAGFTFWGILFKIIRGDFNVTSPFDPTIFYQRGIPIDSLHDLPESKRASFFDSSFSFMFTRDPYSRLLSGYSDKLFRPNFQWRNVAPTIAKRVRNHNHNQTCVSDIQFSEFIKYVIHSEEQRVSRNPHYSFAFDFCDPCKYKYDFIGKMETIKHDTLHLLDKMKQPKLIAQIENNFRNQFRYFTIKERMDTLSSCQREEGLLCTKSFSHILKKLWKGFQMDGIISKKSKYPIPEKQSDMITPTAFHDIVVQAIGDAKDETVSRKNKEEAMLEAYSTVDTADMEKLSKLLQPDCEVFGYDCRPDKLFKDRKYIKPWYFDISTA; from the exons GCAGCAGATGAACCACAAGTTAGCAACGTAAGGAAGGGAGAGGAAGAGCATTTAAAACGCCcggatgttagtgacgtcaacAAGGAACGCAGGGAGAGAATCAACAGAGTTTGCTCTACGAAAGAGAACGAGCTCCGAAGGAATAAACCCAGAATTGATGTTTCACAGCATATACACATTGATGAAAAGCATAAATTAACATATTGTTACCTGTTTAAAGCTGGATTTACCTTCTGGGGTATTCTATTTAAG ATAATTAGAGGAGATTTTAATGTGACATCGCCTTTTGATCCGACAATATTCTACCAGCGCGGCATACCCATCGATTCACTTCACGATTTGCCAGAGTCGAAACGAGCCTCGTTTTTCGACTCCTCTTTCTCCTTTATGTTCACTCGGGATCCATATAGTCGACTTCTGTCCGGATACTCAGATAAATTATTCAGACCAAACTTCCAATGGAGAAACGTTGCTCCTACAATAGCTAAACGTGTTAGAAATCATAATCATAATCAAACTTGTGTTTCTGATATCCAATTTAGTGaatttatcaaatatgtcaTCCATTCTGAAGAACAACGAGTGTCAAGAAACCCTCATTATAGTTTTGCGTTTGATTTCTGTGACCCTTGTAAATACAAGTATGATTTCATAGGTAAAATGGAAACCATCAAACATGATACTCTCCATCTGCTGGATAAAATGAAACAGCCAAAATTAATCGCGCagatagaaaataattttaggAATCAATTTAGATATTTCACAATTAAAGAACGTATGGATACGTTGTCCAGCTGTCAACGCGAGGAAGGACTTTTATGCACAAAAAGTTTTTCCCATATTCTAAAGAAATTGTGGAAAGGTTTTCAGATGGATGGTATAATCagcaaaaaatcaaaatatcctATCCCTGAGAAGCAAAGCGACATGATCACGCCGACTGCTTTTCATGATATTGTTGTACAAGCCATCGGTGATGCAAAGGACGAGACAGTGTCCAGAAAGAACAAAGAGGAAGCGATGTTGGAGGCGTATTCCACTGTGGACACAGCAGACATGGAGAAACTAAGTAAACTACTCCAGCCAGATTGTGAAGTGTTTGGCTACGATTGTAGACCTGATAAATTATTTAAGGATAGAAAATATATCAAGCCCTGGTATTTTGATATTAGTACTGCCTAG